A stretch of the Asticcacaulis sp. ZE23SCel15 genome encodes the following:
- the ftsH gene encoding ATP-dependent zinc metalloprotease FtsH yields MNLRSLAIVGALLAVLIGAYTYMNQKGGYPAQPSEMTYSQLIAAVDKGDVASATFHRDEVTATTKDKKVYKIVTPYPNEELASTMNAKGVNVKVQTAQTSLFVQILSGLLPILLIIGIWIFFMRQMQGGGRGAMGFGKSKARLLTEHKNRVTFTDVAGVDEAKEELREVVDFLKDPTKFQRLGGKIPKGALLVGPPGTGKTLLARAVAGEAGVPFFSISGSDFVEMFVGVGASRVRDMFEQAKKNAPCIIFIDEIDAVGRHRGAGHGGGNDEREQTLNQLLVEMDGFEASEGIIIIAATNRPDVLDSALLRPGRFDRQVVVPNPDLTGREAILRVHMKPVPLAVDVDVKVIARGTPGFSGADLSNLVNEAALMAARKDRKLVTMKDFEDAKDKVMMGAERKSMAMSEDEKKLTAYHEGGHAIVALKVPEADPVHKATIIPRGRALGMVMQLPEGDRYSQNFTQMTSRLAILMAGRVAEELIFGKDKITSGASSDIQQATKLAKAMVTRWGYSDELGLVNYKDSEDEHGAFGRDVSEVTAQKIDGEIRRLVQAGYDDAKRILTEHNDGLHRLAKTLLEIETLTGEEIIRILNGEEIVRDEETGVLIEHSSNLAVPVTDDEKADA; encoded by the coding sequence ATGAACCTGCGTTCATTGGCGATTGTCGGGGCTCTGCTGGCGGTATTGATCGGCGCCTATACCTATATGAATCAAAAGGGTGGTTATCCGGCGCAGCCGTCGGAAATGACCTATTCGCAATTGATCGCCGCCGTCGATAAGGGCGACGTCGCCTCAGCGACCTTTCACCGCGATGAAGTGACCGCGACCACCAAGGACAAAAAGGTCTATAAGATTGTCACGCCGTATCCGAATGAGGAACTGGCCTCGACCATGAACGCCAAGGGCGTCAATGTGAAGGTTCAGACCGCGCAGACCTCGCTGTTTGTGCAGATTCTGTCGGGCCTGTTGCCGATCCTGCTGATCATCGGTATCTGGATATTCTTCATGCGCCAGATGCAGGGCGGTGGTCGTGGCGCTATGGGCTTTGGTAAATCTAAGGCGCGCCTTTTGACCGAACATAAGAACCGCGTCACCTTTACGGACGTGGCCGGCGTTGATGAAGCCAAGGAAGAACTGCGCGAAGTCGTTGATTTCCTGAAAGACCCAACGAAATTCCAGCGTCTGGGCGGCAAGATCCCCAAAGGCGCACTGCTGGTCGGCCCTCCAGGCACGGGTAAGACCCTGCTGGCCCGTGCTGTGGCCGGTGAAGCCGGTGTGCCGTTCTTCTCGATCTCCGGTTCGGATTTCGTGGAAATGTTCGTCGGTGTCGGGGCTTCGCGCGTCCGGGATATGTTCGAGCAGGCCAAAAAGAATGCACCGTGCATCATCTTTATCGACGAAATCGATGCGGTCGGTCGTCACCGCGGGGCCGGTCATGGCGGCGGTAACGATGAGCGCGAGCAGACCCTGAACCAGTTGCTGGTGGAAATGGACGGCTTTGAGGCGAGTGAGGGCATCATCATAATCGCCGCCACCAACCGTCCTGACGTGCTTGATTCGGCCTTGCTGCGTCCGGGCCGTTTCGACCGGCAGGTCGTGGTGCCTAATCCTGATTTGACCGGCCGCGAAGCCATTCTGCGCGTCCACATGAAGCCGGTGCCTCTGGCCGTAGACGTTGATGTCAAGGTGATTGCGCGTGGTACGCCGGGTTTCTCCGGCGCTGATCTGTCCAATCTGGTCAACGAAGCCGCCCTTATGGCCGCCCGCAAAGACCGCAAACTCGTGACCATGAAGGACTTCGAAGACGCTAAGGATAAGGTCATGATGGGCGCTGAGCGCAAGTCGATGGCTATGTCCGAGGACGAGAAAAAACTTACGGCCTATCACGAAGGCGGCCATGCCATTGTGGCGCTTAAAGTGCCGGAAGCCGATCCGGTTCACAAAGCCACTATCATCCCGCGTGGACGTGCGCTGGGCATGGTCATGCAGTTGCCGGAAGGCGATCGCTATTCGCAGAACTTTACCCAGATGACCTCGCGTCTGGCTATTCTGATGGCCGGTCGTGTCGCCGAAGAACTGATCTTCGGCAAGGACAAGATCACATCGGGGGCGTCGTCCGATATCCAGCAGGCGACCAAGCTGGCTAAGGCTATGGTGACGCGCTGGGGCTATTCGGATGAACTGGGACTGGTCAACTATAAGGACAGTGAGGACGAGCACGGGGCCTTTGGCCGCGATGTCTCCGAAGTCACCGCCCAAAAGATCGACGGTGAAATCCGCCGTCTGGTTCAGGCCGGTTATGATGACGCCAAGCGCATCCTGACCGAGCACAATGATGGTCTGCACCGTCTGGCCAAGACCTTGCTGGAGATCGAAACCCTGACCGGCGAAGAAATCATCCGGATTCTGAACGGCGAAGAGATTGTCCGTGACGAAGAGACCGGCGTGCTGATTGAACATTCGTCGAATCTGGCGGTGCCGGTGACGGATGA